From Brassica rapa cultivar Chiifu-401-42 chromosome A06, CAAS_Brap_v3.01, whole genome shotgun sequence:
TAAATTCTAATATCATCGCAAGTGATGACCCTGTTACTAATAAGTCATCAACATAGACCACAATAATCAATAATCCTCGCTTTTCTTCCTTCCTGTATAGGGAGGGCTCCTTTGAACACTTAAGAAAATTCAAACTGCGCAGGATAGTATTGAGTTTTGCATTTCATGCCCTTGGTGCTTGTTTTAGGCCATAAAGTGCCTTCTTTAACTTATAAACCATCTTCTCCCTTCCTGCAATAACAAATCCTTCGGGTTGTGTAACAAATACTTCTTCTTTTAGATCTCCATGAAGAAAGGCTGTTTTCACATCAAGATGATGAACCTCCCAATTCCTTGCAGCTGCAAGTGCAATGACCAAACGTATGGTTTCAATTCGTGCTACTGGCGCAAAGACTTCGTCATAGTCTATACCATGCTTCTGAACATACCCTTTAGCCACCAACCGTGCCTTGTATTTGATGACACTTCCATCAGCGTTacgttttattttgaaaacccACTTAAGGCCTATAGGTTTTACTCCAGACGGCACTTCAACCAGGTCCCATGTGTGGTTTGCTTCAATAGAAGCTATTTCATCTTTGCACGCATCGATCCAGACTTCCAATTCTTTAGCTTCTGTAAAATCCCATGGCTCTTCATTGATCATCATTAGTAACTGCTCACACTCTGTTTCCGCAAGTAGTATATAGTCATTAAGATAGGTTGGTGTTGTAGTTGATCTCGTTGATCTTCGCAACTGTGGTTGCACgtcttcaccatcttcttcttcatcactcTTATCAGAATAAGCTTCTCCGGTAGCTGGGATCTCGTTCGTAGCTTCACCAGCTTCACTCGGCTCATCGTTCGATCCCTTTATCATCACAGAGAACTCCGCTGTTTCATCGTTTACCGTCTTATCCCAGTTCCATTCTTTCTCTTCCAAGAAACAAACGTCACGACTGACCACTATACGCTTGCTTGTGGTATCAAGAAGCCGGTAAGCCTTGGTTCCAGGTTCAGTTCCGAGGTGTACTAGTGCTCTCGACCTGTCATCAAGTTTCTTTCTTCCTATCGTATCAGTCCTCGCATAGCAGACGCATCCGAAtactctaagatggctgaggtTTGGCTTCCGTGATTTAAGCACTTCGTATGGTGTTTTTCCGTCCAAAGACCTCGTTGCTACCCTGTTGATCAGGTAGGTAGCATGTCTTACAGCTTCTCCCCATAGATAGTTTGGTAGATTCATGTGTTTCAAGATACTTCTTGTCATCTCCAAGAGAGTTCGGTTTCGTCTTTCAACCACTCCATTCTGTTGAGGTGAATAGGGTGCCGTTAAATGTCTGTTGATGCCGTGTTTATCACAGTAATGTTGAAACTCATGTGATGTGAACTCTCCCCCTCTATCCGTTCTGAAGGTTTTGATTTCTGTCTGAGTTTCTTGCGTAACACTCTTCCTGAAATTTTTGAATTTCTCAAATGATTCACTTTTCTCCTTTAGCAGCACTGTCCACATATAGCGTGAGTAGTCGTCGATAAGAACAAACACATAACGCTTCTTGGCCGGTGTAGACGGTGTGATCGGTCCGCATAGATCACCATGGACGAGTTCTAGAGGTTTTGAAGCTCGATATGTCGTTGATTTTGGGAATGAAGATCGAGCTTGTTTCCCGCGTAGGCACGTCGTACAGGTCTCTTTGTCGATGCTCAGCTTGGGAATACCTAGGACCAGTTCCTTGTTGATCATTAGCTTCATCGATTCTATGTTGACATGTCCGAGACGTGCGTGCCACGTAGACGAGACATTGGTTATTACTTGTAGACAACGGACCTGTTCAGCGTGTAAGGTCACTTTGTAGAGACGGTTGCTTGATCTTGTGGTCTTCAACATCAACTCTCCTGATCGATCAAACAACGAGAGAGTATTGTCTCGCATACGAACTTCACAGCCAGCCTCAGTCGCTTGTCCTAAACTAACGATATTACTCTTTAAGTTTGGTATGTAATATACGTTGTAAAGGATTTTCTTCTCTCCACCTCGGAATGTAAAACGTATGGAGCCTCTTCCTACTATATTGATGCGCGAGTCATCTCCAAATCTTACTTGGCCAGTAATGCTTTCATCAAGGTCTTGAAAGAATAGTCGGTTCCCACTCATGTGATTGCTTGCGCCATTGTCGAGATACCACGTGTTCTCCAGGTTAGTCTCAAAACTCTTTGGATTTACTTTCCTTTCGTTTAGATATACTACTTCATTCATCATCAATTCATCAGCCTCATGTGTATCATCTTCCTTCTTCTCGATGGCTTCTTGGAGTTTCAACTCCTTGTCTGGACATTCTGATGCGTAATGACCAAGTTTATCGCACTTGAAACATGTAATATGAGAGATGTCTCTGTTCTGTCCCTGTCCTTGTTTGTACgcctctctctgtctctcaaAGTTACTGGAACGACCGCGACCTCGTCCTCTCCATGATGACCGTCCACCACGTCCTCTACCACGATTGTTTCCATAATTGTTGTTGTAACCTTCATAGTTTGATCCTGAGTTAGCCGCATACATTAATTTTTCTTGATCATCAggtttctcttcttcctccacgCATACTCTTTCTTCATAGGCCTTTAACCTGCCTACTATGTCTTCGAAACTTGTAGTGTTCAGGTCAAGGACTTGCTCGAGGGAAGCAACAATCTGGATATATTTATTCCTTGGCAAACTTTTAAGAAATTTCTTTACAAGTTTTGGTTCTTCTAGGATCTCTCCCAATGATGCTGATTTTGATGATATCTCAGATAATTTTCCAGCAAACATATCGATAGTGTCATCATCTTTCATCTTTATTCTATCAAATTCAGCCATTAGAGTTTGGAGTCTAGCTTCTCTTACTCTTTCAGCCCCAACATGTCTTGATTTTATTGCATCCCATACTCCTTTTGCTGTATCAATCTCCCCAACTTGTAAAATTAGGGCTTCTGGTATGGATTGGAACAGAAACGCGATTGccatattatttttcttctcaTCTTTAGCTCCAGGATCTATTGTTTCCCAGACCTCACTAACCTTAAGAGCTATCTTCATTCTCATGGCCCATACAGTGTAATTTGAAGAGGTTAGCATAGGAAATTTAATGGAGGCAGGGCCGTTCTCTTTGTTGATCACTCCGGGTACGTCTTCTTTGCTTTCTGCCATGGTTGCTGTCGTAGTATCACAGTCGTATGATTTAATCGGATGGTTTTATataaggctctgataccaaatatagaagCACACAATCAAAGCTTTCAATAAGAAGTCCTTCTCTTATTAATCAAACTCACAAATCACAATATCAAAAAGTCACACATATGCATCTCAATATGCctcaatatatatatgactatCTAACTCCTAATCTTAATAGGATTAACACAAATTCATATTTTCCTAATCCTAATAGATATCCATAACTAGATAGGATTAGGTAGCTTCTTCTTCAAGCTACTTTCAAGCTGGATCCAACAAAAATTCCTTtccattttataatttatatttttgaaattggtGGATGGGGTAGTAGCAGATCACACATCGACAAAGATGTGAGAATGGGAGTGGGCATTATTGAAAAGGTTGACCCGTAATTTCTGATTGATCACACCtgcttttgaatttatttttcaaatccAGTGGAGACCACCAATCTTAATTGATCTTTTTTATCAAAGATCTTAATTGATGTTTACTAGCTCCTTTTAAGCCATGGCCATGATTAGGCTGGTAAAAAATATTGTAGTAACATAGATATATTTggtatattaaaataaataaaagttcaagTCAAAGTCGAGAAgtgaaatataatatttattgtcAAAAGAGTGGAAGTGTAGTAGCATCAAGAAATCGGTTATTCCCATATATGGTATAATTATATACCCTCATTTTTAGGTTAATAATATTGTATAGCCCAATCATACATTTATGTTTGTACAAAGCAACAAAAGCAGGTCATGTTAGATTCCGCGCGACAAACCACATAAAGTATGATTTGATTGATAATTTGATATAACTACACATTTCATCTTCAAATTGTAAATTACTAACTTTAGCAACTAACTAACTTTAATATAGGATCGACAATTCCTCTCTTAAAAAAGTCTCAAGTCATTGGGTTGAACCAGCAATACAAGTTTTTCTTGGTCAGAATGGTTTACATTTTTCGAGAGGAagtatgaatatttttttttgtcaacgagaGAAAGTATGAATATATTCTAAGTTCAAGACTCCCACATCTTTATTTTACCggtaaaaaaatactattttttggtaaaaatcaaaaaaataccATGCACCTTGAAATTTGGAACTTTTCAATTATAATCAGATTATGATGAATATATAGCTACCGCTTTTTATCTTACATTTACTTACCGAActtatttaacttttaaagtATAAATCTTCTTATATGAAGTACCATGTTGATTAGAACTGAGATGTGTATATAGGAGAGAGACACACGATactttttttgacaaaatgtGAATTCATTTCATAGAAATGGCATTGAGATATAATAGTTTGGATCTAATTCTGCTAGAACTAGCAAAGGCTATCTAAGAATctccaaaaaaagataaaaaagatCCTTAGATACATTGTTAGGCTTAATCTAATAAATACTAAGGCTAAAACATGAAACATGGAGAACAACATGACAGCAATTGACTTCCATATGACCCAGAGGACACACGATACTatctcatatatataatatatttggcGCGTAATACTTTTGATTGATATAAGAAAATAAGCAAATCAAATAAAAGAAGGGTACTGATTGATGGTGTCCCATAATCATCAAAGTTGTTGGACCTCTTATCGTTTTCCATATATTTAATTGAAATGATGTCATGTCGAGTAGGGTTTTTAAGAACTATTGttaaaggatatgtagaaaatTTAGTTTCAAGAGCTTTTAATGTTATCTCAGcctcaaaaatatatatttgaattatttcTCCAAACAAGCTGCTTCATTATCACCTTAAATGATTTTACCCGTTTATGTCGGAAAATTAGAACTGGTTTTATTCCATGTTTGTTGATATAGATAACTCTTGCAGTACTCAAGATCCACAAGGATCGAGTTATATCTTATGACACTGTCTGGTGAGTTATAACTTTGAGAAAtagttttcattaaaaacagcATTACAAAACCCATTCGAATCGGCTGAATTATACGGAGTATGGAAGTATTTTtcttaagaacaaaaaaaatggtgGCTATCTACCAAAGACGAATCAACCTGCAATTACTCACATCGACTGCAATCATGCTTAGTCATGCTTGGCTTGATGTCCCGGACTCAACGATGCTAAGACGGTTAAATCTTTATCGACAATTCCGTTCCATTTAACCACATCTTCAAATCAAATTGCTCTTACCTTTTTAAAAAGCATTCactgtcttcttttttttggtaaaagtacTCTTAACGTGTACTGTACAGCTCAACTTGTCAATTAATGGTTTTTTTTGGTGAAAGTTGTCAAGTGATGTAAATCAGAAAAAGGGGGATACAATATAATGTTAAATAGCTTCCATTTATCTTCTAAGTTTCTAGATGATAATTACTAGActtaaaaaagaaacacaaaccTTTTTCTCAAACTCTATGTGACTTTGTGAATAGTCACAATATAGTTCCAGTATAAAAATTTTGGTACTATTTTTATAAACTGATGATTAAAACACGTAAAAGTTTTCACATTTTTAGGTTTGAAAGTTGTAAAATACGGCGGCAGAAGTGAACCTTAACCTAAGTACAAAACCTTAAGGAAAAAGTGAATGATATGGGTAAGCTGGATAGACTGGGTATTGGCCAAGTACCGATGTTTCCGACCGCCTCCACGTGGTCACACTACTTGCCTTTCACTTTCATGCTCTGACCTTTTGACTGCACGTGACTTTTGTCTGTGCACGTGCGGATCAAGCCAACGTGTCCGGTTTAAGTACATTGCACCGAGCCCTAAATCGGCAGGTTGCGCCGATGAACGGTTCGTGGGTCCCGTACGTCATGAGGATGGACGGTTTTGATATGCTTTTACAGAGGCCCACATGGTTTAGCCCACATGCGTCCACGTTGTGgagcggggcgggtgcgggtcaGTCGAATTGGAGTCGCGGGTACTCGTTAACCcgcaaatttaagaaaaaaagatttttttttaaaaaaaaatgttttttttataaaaaatatattaaatctcgtaaatatttatataattttaattattaatatattattttaatataattttttaaaaataatattttttaatatataataattatttttaattaaaataattatttttaatataattaatattacccGCGGGTTAAGCGGGTTACCCGCGGGTTTTTGCGGAGCGGGTGCGggtagaaatttttttgtttatgagtTATGCGGGTCgattttttgaatcaaaaaaatGATTCAATCCGCAGCGGCGGGTCGGGGCGGGTTGACCCGTAAACCCAACACTATTTGGGTGTTACTATATGGGTGCAGTGAAGTGCAGTTaaaaattaggacaacaagtcACGGTCCGATGAGGTCCAAGCATTAATGGGTCGGATCCAGTTTAGTCACTTCAATAAATAGGCAATTATTTGGATGGGTTACAGTGATACATGTTGGTAATTGTTTTTGGAGTTATCGAACGATTTGTTTTGGTAACAATCGAACGTGTTTTTTTGGTCCagcaaaaaaatcatttttacttTAGTCTGTACGGAAGTGATTATCAATGAATTCGGTTTATTTTTTTCGGTCAAAAgattattaaaagataaatttatgataaaattattgttgaaaaatctaatatttttcaatatatagtttattcGGACACTTATAATACTAATAAACGAGAGTATATTTTGCTGTCAATTTCGTGTAAGTGTATGTAACCAGTTTTGGTAAAAGATATTGGAGACCAAACTATTTGACTGACCTATTTGCcgactaaattatttatatcGGCTTGACAACTTGGTTACACCATATAAGTACTTCAAATTATATGATAGAAATTGTAATTTAGTGGTCTAGTATTCGAGGTAAGGTGAACTGGACATCAGTTTTTTGTGAAAACCCCAAAAAGTTTCAACTAATTTGACATTATGATAAGAGACCCCCTATGATATTAATTACAATTCCGCATTGATGAACCATTAGCTTTCTCTAAAATTATCATTAAAAAGGGTCCACTTCGTTTTATGATAGTTAAAGGAATATATATCCTCatctatctataataataaagaacCATTATCAAGATTGAATGTTCTTATGACAATTATTTAGTTATGCGTCTTATGCCCTCTCCCATGACAATAAAAGTGgatattaataaatatcaaATGTAACAAGTGGGAAACTTTAGTAAGAACATTGATTCATCGATATCCAATTAGCTCGGGTTCAATACAACACGGTTATTTAGCATTAGCGCGCGCGCATACACACAAATGCAAAAATATATAGAGAACATGTCTAGTTCAAAAGAAATTATTAACTAATCAACAAATCATGGTTAATTAATTATTGTTCTGCAACGCCTATAAATTCCCAttttttactattaaaaatTGTTCGTATGTATATAATAAAGCAACGTGggttatttttagaatattatattttgttaccaaatactatatattttattttaatataaaattattcattttcGCAATAACGAGCtggagaaatatatatataagttttgtCTATATAACTCACGTACGGCATTTATCAACCGTGTTTGAATATGAATGACATGTCAGCagttaaaaattttttttacataatccGAGTATCTGAATAGAAAAAAACTCGACTAATCACCCCGTAAATTAATCGGTCTAATATTGGTAAACAAGTCCAATTGTTTTACGTGAGAGTTAGATACCTACCTACATCGCCAAGCCACACCCACACATCAGTAAATGTATTTTCAACCAGATCACTCAACACCCTTCTAAACTCGTCGTATCAGCTGATCACACCTGCGTGAGTAGTTAAAAACTCAGCTGTCGTTAAATTTTTAACCAAATTATCAGTTTTAGTATTTTCTCAAGTCAAACATGTTGTGATATTTCTCATTTTTCTCCTCAAAACACTGGCATTATTAAATACATAAAAGTTAAAACTACTAGTAACATAGCAATACTGTagatacaaatttaaatttggTTAAACCTAATCTTCACGCGCCCTAAAGTGGGTGTGAGATTCCTTTATCATCTTTGTACCCAACTTCCACTTGACATTTTGTGTTGAAAATTAAAAGAATGATGCGTGTTCTATATTTCGTATATGGTTTGCAAATTCCAATAAACAAATCGTCCttgtactttttttttcctctattgACTATTGTTCATCCTCTTTCAGGCTTCCAgattataaaactttttttttttggtataaatgtTAAACAGATTATAAAACTTCTTCACAATGTTTCATTCTGTTATTTTATCCGATTGGAGCCAAACAAAAACCTCAACGAAGCCCTAGTTTTCTTTTGTGATCTCATGCAAGGATGATAACCCACTTACTCAAATATTTGTGTCGGTTTGTGGACGTAATATATAGcactatttatatttattttacatcatattaatattaatatttataaaatataataaaggaGGCTGTTTCTCCGCTAAATTCTCGCTGTATGTCTCTGTCTTTGCTTTTACTTTCCTCGTTCAGTGAGAGGACCAAAAATTGATTGCAGAGTCGCACATGAACCTCAAACTTCTCTCTCCTTTTTCCAGAGTACATCAGAATCGTTAAAACACGACGCCGTCTCATAGACAAGAAGCTGCTTCTTCCTCTTGCCCTAATTAAGCTACCCAACCAGGGTTTTTTCCTCTTACCTTTTCTAcacttgagagagagagagagaaagagatcatTTCACATAAGTTGCCACTTTTTTCTTTGCTTGTTCTTTATCTTAGTTATGTTCTTGGTCTGTTTTAGTTTTGTCGGCTTGTGTAACTGATCACCCTTTCTCTAGTTATTGACTCCTCAAAATCATGAGTTTTTGACTTCTTGATCTGAGTTCTTTAAATTTTCTCTTCAATATATAAGGGAGAAGGATCAAGaatcaataaataaatttgagCTGGCGAATAAACAGTGGTGGGATAGGGAATTAGTAGATGCGGCGGCGATGGAAGGCGGCTACGAGCAAGGCGGTGGAGCTTCTAGGTACTTCCATAACCTCTTCAGACCAGAGATTCACCACCAACAGCTTCAACAACAAGGCGGGATCAATCTTTTTGACCAGCATCATCAACAGCAACAACatcagcagcaacaacaacaacaaccgtcAGATGATTCAAGAGAATCCGATCACTCAAACAAGGATCATCATCAACCGGGTCTACCCGATTCAGACCCGGCTACATCAAGCTCAGCACCTGGGAAACGTCCACGTGGACGTCCACCGGGATCTAAGAACAAAGCTAAGCCACCGATCATAGTGACGCGGGACAGCCCCAATGCGCTTAGATCTCACGTCCTTGAAGTATCTCCTGGAGCTGACATAGTTGAGTGTGTGTCCACTTACGCTAGGCGGAGAGGGAGAGGGGTCTCCGTTTTAGGAGGAAACGGCACCGTTTCCAACGTCACTCTTCGTCAGCCAGTCACTCCCGGAAATAGCGGTGGTGGAGCCGGAGGAGGAGTTGTGACTTTACATGGAAGGTTTGAGATTCTTTCGCTAACGGGAACCGTTTTGCCACCACCTGCACCGCCAGGTGCTGGTGGTTTGTCAATATTTTTATCCGGAGGGCAAGGTCAGGTGGTTGGGGGAAGCGTTGTGGCTCCGCTTGTTGCATCAGCTCCGGTTATACTAATGGCTGCTTCCTTCTCAAACGCGGTTTTCGAGAGATTGCCTattgaagaggaggaagaaagaGGTGGTGGCGGTgtaggagaaggagaaggaccaCCGCAGATGCAGCAAGCTCCATCACCATCTCCGCGGTCGGGGGTGACCGGTCAAGGACAGCTAGGAGGTAATGTGGGTGGTTATGGGTTTTCCAGTGATCCTCATTTGCTAGGATGGGGAGCTGGTACGCCTTCAAGACCACCTTTTACTTAATTTACGTTATTGTCAATGGAAATTATGTGTGTTTTAATCATTTTGTGGAGCCGTCTTTTCATTTGGGATCTTTGTATTTAGTTGATATGCATAGTTGAGTTctcatgttttttattttctttctttctcttctcatcTTTGATAGGATGACGTTAGAGGAATGCATATTTGTCCCTCGTGTACTTGTTAGAGAAACCTTGCCATATATGCCTTTGTATGATTCATTGCTAGGGTTTCGTGCTGTACTCTATACCTATTAATTTGCTCAActggacatatatatatataggtctaTTTAATAACAAGTACGATTCTTGTTAGCTTTTTTTTAGGTTTACGCCATATTCTTGATGGCATATAGGTGCTAGTACATTGATCTCAGAAGTTACTTAATTTTATACAATTCCCTATAATTATAGTgtaatttatagtttttgatGTTTATATCAACGCATAGGCCGACACTATTTCCCCTAACTATTTGCAGTACAATGCACTTTCACTTCAACATTTTTGAAAAACTTCAATGTAGTATATATTTAAGGATAAACATTAGCTTACATATTAGATGATAGATCAAAATGTTTAATCGCTCGACACTCGTTTCCTTAAACGTTTACATATCTTCTAGCTTCTATATACTTATCTTCTAAATTCAGCACTTGATGACTGATAGAGCATCTTATAGTTCTCTTGTATAGTTTATGGTCTTAACTAGATGTCTAATTTGGTTATTTGAGCAAATGCCCAAGCAATCTCTCAATTAGTCTTGCCgtcataagaagaaaaaaaactacacATATACTTGGAGTGCCCATGTCATAATGCTATCTGTTCGAACATTCGAGTTACTTACTTACTTGCATGCATAAAATATATGCATTAATGCTCCAGTGAGACCAATCATTTCTAAGAGAGTTGTAAATTGATCCAACGCCATTATAGACGCCAGGTTGACCATACGTAGCTCTGAACAAACTGTAGGTCATATATATTTATGCTGTTCATGTTACAATGATATCATAGTTTTGGGTGTGAGATTATAAACCCCATGTGTCTGAACCAacaattcaaatatattatggtTTGGTATCGGTTtaccaaaatatatttgtatgaaTTTTAGATCTTATATGGGGATAAAGAAACACCAAAAAACAATGATGTTTTGTTACAAGATCATGAAGAATGTTGGTATGAATTTTAGGCAAGGACCAAGGTAATGGTTAAAAGACAACCGTTACAGGCTAACAGCACAGTACAACCGTTACAGGGTTACAGCACAGTAGAAACATGAACTGAATGGGTATTTCACGTCGGTTACATATAAATTAGTGAATGGCCTTAACATGGGAAGGTTAAGCAGGAACATGAATTACTTGTAGTGTCAGTTAATTAAGAGTCTCTGCTGCAAGAGAACAAAAAGGGTTTTGATTACCAAGATATATATGAAAAAGAGGAATGTTTCAATTCCCTAGGGTCAAATTTATTGACTAGGAACAAAAGAGTATAAGCTTAAGTgttatttaaatgatattaatatactAAAACATAGTATTAAAACTAAATACTTTCAGATAACCCAATGTACACTCCAAAAGAGAACTGGGTTTGCAAAGCAACTTAAAAGATTTGATCAATAACTGTAGAGTATGATTGCTACTAACTGACCATTTGTCCATTTATAAAGTTTGTAAGTTGCGAATGTATATTCAATCAAATAACTCTAGACGTTATAATACTTCAATTGTTGTGAACTTGTGATACATGGCTACCCAAAAGATTAAAGTTAAAGATAATGAGTTTATTTACTGACAATATAGACAAGACTACTCCAACCAAAAACATAGATTTCTTATAACTAGTATAGTGAACTAGATACATTCAGCAAGGttgtttttttccaaaaaaatatatcaatactTACTTTTGTAATTTCATATGGCTTTTTGGGGGCTAGGAATATGCTAAGCGAAAAAACGTAGTAGCCATGTTCGTAACTTTGTATATACTCCCATGTGGTGTTGTCGTCATTTGCCTTACATGCAATCGAGCTACACCATGTTGAGAATAAACTGggttttatttttctgtttataATTTTATGCTGGGAACTTTCTGCTTGATAAGACATTGACACATACGaacatataataatataattcgTATTTATCTCCTTGTTATAATACATTATCTATTCTAATCTAGTCGATAAACTAACTAAGCTAAATTTTCTGTAAATTGAACATTGGTTTAGAGTAAAAACTAATGTTTCCTGTTACTTTAAAGTTTAAAGATAGAAAAAGGCATTATAATAACAGATCAAAGACCCTGCAATATTTTTGATATCTAACATTAGCCTGGACTTTCACAATTTTGAACCTTAAATTAACGTCAGTAACAAATCATAACCCTTCATATCATTTTTTAATCTATGCCCCAAAAGGATAATCAGTGAACTTTTCAGATTCATTGAAAATGTCAAAAAAGTTTCTGGTACTGTTATTTTCCCTTAAACAGTATGCACCACGAaaaatttcaaacttttctCTTTTTGAAAACAATTCATCTCAGGACTACTTTGAATACCTAAAGAAATATTCATATCTAAAAACCCCATAAATAAGAAAAGCTGAACATTCCAGTTTTGGACCAAACACATGTATCATTGTTGCTTGCATCCTAAAAGGCTAATTAAAACTAAGAACTGAAGCAGCTTCTCCAACTTATAACAAATTCTACAAAAGAAATATCTTACAACAAAGATACAATATTTTATTGTCTGCTCTTAACTTTGAGtcttcaaactaaaaattacAGTTAAAAACTGCTCCAGCCCCCCTAAGCCATTTTGTTCCAATACCCAATGAATTCCTAAGAGAAACTAAGAACAAACAGCAAGCTCAACAACACTCGAGATCAATCACTTCTCATATTGAGCTCGTACGAACAACCGACCATGCATGCTCATGATCGCATTTGTATGAAGCGGATCGATTCTTGCTGGTAAGACAACAATCTGGTGTATCAAAATCACAAGACGATTCTTAGTTAAGATAACAACAGGTCTCTGTATCGGTTTAATTGCAGTATCTGAAGTATATAAGAGagatttttttacctttttgaaTGGTGTAATGCCCCAAGGATTGTCAAGCTGCTCAGG
This genomic window contains:
- the LOC103872873 gene encoding uncharacterized protein LOC103872873 isoform X1 — its product is MAESKEDVPGVINKENGPASIKFPMLTSSNYTVWAMRMKIALKVSEVWETIDPGAKDEKKNNMAIAFLFQSIPEALILQVGEIDTAKGVWDAIKSRHVGAERVREARLQTLMAEFDRIKMKDDDTIDMFAGKLSEISSKSASLGEILEEPKLVKKFLKSLPRNKYIQIVASLEQVLDLNTTSFEDIVGRLKAYEERVCVEEEEKPDDQEKLMYAANSGSNYEGYNNNYGNNRGRGRGGRSSWRGRGRGRSSNFERQREAYKQGQGQNRDISHITCFKCDKLGHYASECPDKELKLQEAIEKKEDDTHEADELMMNEVVYLNERKVNPKSFETNLENTWYLDNGASNHMSGNRLFFQDLDESITGQVRFGDDSRINIVGRGSIRFTFRGGEKKILYNVYYIPNLKSNIVSLGQATEAGCEVRMRDNTLSLFDRSGELMLKTTRSSNRLYKVTLHAEQVRCLQVITNVSSTWHARLGHVNIESMKLMINKELVLGIPKLSIDKETCTTCLRGKQARSSFPKSTTYRASKPLELVHGDLCGPITPSTPAKKRYVFVLIDDYSRYMWTVLLKEKSESFEKFKNFRKSVTQETQTEIKTFRTDRGGEFTSHEFQHYCDKHGINRHLTAPYSPQQNGVVERRNRTLLEMTRSILKHMNLPNYLWGEAVRHATYLINRVATRSLDGKTPYEVLKSRKPNLSHLRVFGCVCYARTDTIGRKKLDDRSRALVHLGTEPGTKAYRLLDTTSKRIVVSRDVCFLEEKEWNWDKTVNDETAEFSVMIKGSNDEPSEAGEATNEIPATGEAYSDKSDEEEDGEDVQPQLRRSTRSTTTPTYLNDYILLAETECEQLLMMINEEPWDFTEAKELEVWIDACKDEIASIEANHTWDLVEVPSGVKPIGLKWVFKIKRNADGSVIKYKARLVAKGYVQKHGIDYDEVFAPVARIETIRLVIALAAARNWEVHHLDVKTAFLHGDLKEEVFVTQPEGFVIAGREKMVYKLKKALYGLKQAPRA
- the LOC103872877 gene encoding AT-hook motif nuclear-localized protein 27, giving the protein MEGGYEQGGGASRYFHNLFRPEIHHQQLQQQGGINLFDQHHQQQQHQQQQQQQPSDDSRESDHSNKDHHQPGLPDSDPATSSSAPGKRPRGRPPGSKNKAKPPIIVTRDSPNALRSHVLEVSPGADIVECVSTYARRRGRGVSVLGGNGTVSNVTLRQPVTPGNSGGGAGGGVVTLHGRFEILSLTGTVLPPPAPPGAGGLSIFLSGGQGQVVGGSVVAPLVASAPVILMAASFSNAVFERLPIEEEEERGGGGVGEGEGPPQMQQAPSPSPRSGVTGQGQLGGNVGGYGFSSDPHLLGWGAGTPSRPPFT